From one Thermomicrobiales bacterium genomic stretch:
- the rplM gene encoding 50S ribosomal protein L13 — protein MTIKTYTPRESEIERRWYIVDAEGQTLGRLSTQIATVLRGKHKPTYTPNMDVGDYVIVVNAEKVRVTGGKEEKKTYYRHSGYPGGLRQTAYKDMMSKHPERVVEKAVKGMVPRTSLGAQMLRKLKVYAGPNHPHAAQQPMTLEVRGASRG, from the coding sequence ATGACGATCAAGACGTACACGCCACGCGAATCGGAAATCGAACGCCGCTGGTACATCGTCGACGCCGAAGGCCAGACCCTGGGTCGGCTGTCGACGCAGATCGCGACCGTCCTGCGCGGCAAGCACAAGCCCACCTATACGCCAAATATGGACGTCGGCGACTACGTAATCGTGGTGAACGCCGAAAAGGTGCGCGTGACCGGTGGCAAGGAAGAGAAGAAGACCTACTATCGGCACTCGGGCTACCCCGGCGGCCTCCGGCAAACCGCCTACAAGGACATGATGTCCAAGCATCCGGAGCGAGTCGTCGAAAAGGCAGTCAAGGGCATGGTTCCCCGGACGAGTCTCGGAGCGCAGATGCTGCGTAAGCTGAAGGTCTACGCCGGCCCGAACCATCCGCACGCTGCCCAGCAGCCGATGACGCTTGAGGTGCGCGGCGCCTCTCGGGGCTAG
- the rpsI gene encoding 30S ribosomal protein S9: protein MSATHQRYFYGTGRRKSAVARVRLYPGAGEFTINGKTSNEYFGGRELYQQMLRQPFQLTNSLDRYNVVVRVVGGGVTGQAGAIRHGISRALTRADAEYRPGLKRAGMLTRDARVKERKKVGLKRARKAPQYTKR, encoded by the coding sequence ATGAGCGCAACACACCAGCGATATTTCTATGGAACTGGGCGTAGGAAAAGCGCGGTCGCCCGCGTGCGGCTGTATCCTGGCGCCGGGGAGTTCACGATCAACGGCAAGACATCGAACGAATACTTCGGTGGTCGCGAGCTGTATCAGCAGATGCTCCGGCAGCCATTCCAGCTGACAAACTCGCTGGATCGCTACAACGTCGTCGTCCGCGTCGTCGGCGGTGGCGTGACTGGCCAGGCCGGCGCGATTCGCCACGGCATCTCTCGCGCACTGACCCGCGCCGATGCGGAATACCGTCCCGGGCTCAAGCGCGCCGGGATGCTGACCCGCGACGCGCGAGTCAAGGAGCGCAAGAAGGTCGGTCTCAAGCGAGCCCGCAAGGCGCCACAGTACACCAAGCGCTAA
- a CDS encoding sugar phosphate isomerase/epimerase, whose amino-acid sequence MELSIAVGALPFYPFDRTLAIARDAGVSHVEVLLSRRLISIGGESISAIAARTGVAVLTTHAILSLRHESLDQKLAADVASIRTAAAIDGCRAIVLHPPTDHAGSAGSVEWWLDAIVKTRERERPSLDLALENRAENWDGTPAQWLDDIGRLTAIAGEWGMRVCLDLAHAASFGLDLASAIQAARPQLINVHLSDAHPRRFRGGLLNGLFRDHALPGSGILAIDDALTTLAALSYRGPLTLELSPVSLRAWLPGAPRCRLSAAVADIRQRVDAQSASPGLTRHDSNRAR is encoded by the coding sequence ATGGAACTCTCAATCGCCGTCGGGGCTCTTCCGTTCTACCCGTTCGATCGCACCCTCGCGATCGCCCGGGACGCAGGCGTATCGCACGTCGAGGTGTTGCTATCGCGCCGGCTTATTTCTATCGGAGGCGAATCCATCTCCGCGATTGCCGCCCGAACTGGTGTCGCGGTGCTGACGACACACGCCATCCTCTCACTTCGTCACGAGTCCCTGGACCAGAAGCTCGCGGCGGACGTCGCATCCATCCGGACCGCGGCAGCCATCGATGGCTGCCGCGCAATCGTGCTTCACCCGCCGACCGATCATGCGGGGAGCGCCGGCTCCGTCGAGTGGTGGCTCGATGCGATTGTCAAGACTCGCGAGCGAGAACGCCCGAGCCTTGATCTTGCGCTTGAGAATCGCGCGGAAAACTGGGACGGGACTCCGGCGCAGTGGTTGGACGATATAGGCCGGCTGACAGCCATCGCTGGCGAATGGGGCATGCGCGTTTGCCTCGATCTCGCGCACGCGGCGAGCTTCGGGTTGGATCTTGCATCAGCAATTCAGGCGGCGCGTCCTCAACTCATCAACGTCCATCTCAGCGACGCGCACCCGCGCCGATTTCGCGGTGGGTTGCTGAACGGATTGTTTCGCGATCACGCACTGCCGGGATCCGGAATACTAGCGATCGATGACGCGCTAACAACACTCGCCGCGCTCAGCTATCGCGGCCCTCTCACGCTGGAGCTCAGTCCCGTATCACTGCGAGCATGGCTGCCCGGCGCGCCGCGTTGCAGGCTCAGTGCAGCCGTCGCGGACATCCGCCAGCGCGTCGACGCCCAATCAGCCAGCCCTGGGCTAACGCGCCACGATTCAAATCGGGCGAGGTAA
- a CDS encoding P1 family peptidase — MSRDFAAWFRIGHTTWNEDRTGCTVILLDRLAPAWADVRGGAPGTRETDLLGPGRLVGSANAILLTGGSAFGLAAADGVMRYLQEGGEGVPTSAGPVPIVTGAVIFDLANGIHRSPTADDGYAACLAASSDLPESGKIGAGAGATVAKLGAQPTQAGGLGVGVASVGETQIVAIVVLNAAGDIVDPTNGELLSRLDGIAVSARPGRAAAIAGGAAGREGENTTIGAILIGEPVDQLTLARSAIAAHDALARCVVPAHTLFDGDTFFVAAPARADVAPQRVVAISSAVEVAVERAIVGLFKSAP, encoded by the coding sequence ATGTCTAGAGATTTCGCCGCGTGGTTCCGAATCGGCCACACGACCTGGAACGAAGACCGCACTGGCTGCACGGTGATCCTCCTGGATCGTCTCGCGCCGGCCTGGGCGGATGTCCGCGGGGGAGCGCCAGGCACGCGGGAGACGGACCTCCTCGGACCCGGCCGACTAGTGGGCAGCGCGAATGCAATCTTGCTGACTGGCGGAAGCGCGTTCGGGTTGGCCGCGGCCGACGGCGTTATGCGCTATCTCCAGGAAGGCGGAGAGGGCGTCCCGACATCAGCAGGACCGGTCCCGATCGTCACCGGCGCGGTCATCTTCGATCTCGCAAATGGAATCCACCGTAGCCCGACCGCTGACGATGGGTATGCCGCCTGTCTTGCGGCATCCAGCGACCTCCCTGAGTCCGGGAAGATCGGGGCCGGAGCGGGGGCGACGGTCGCCAAGCTCGGCGCGCAGCCGACCCAGGCGGGCGGCCTCGGAGTGGGTGTTGCGTCTGTTGGCGAAACACAGATCGTAGCGATCGTTGTGCTTAATGCAGCCGGCGATATCGTTGATCCCACAAACGGAGAGTTGTTGAGCCGGCTCGACGGGATCGCCGTCAGCGCCCGTCCCGGCCGTGCTGCCGCGATCGCGGGTGGAGCGGCCGGCCGCGAGGGCGAAAACACGACGATCGGCGCGATCCTGATCGGCGAGCCGGTGGATCAGTTGACGCTCGCCCGGTCCGCAATCGCCGCCCACGATGCGCTTGCTCGGTGTGTGGTGCCGGCTCACACGCTCTTCGATGGAGATACGTTCTTCGTCGCGGCGCCCGCCCGTGCCGATGTTGCTCCACAACGCGTAGTCGCCATCTCCAGCGCCGTCGAGGTGGCGGTAGAGCGTGCAATCGTGGGACTCTTCAAGTCAGCCCCGTAA
- a CDS encoding MBL fold metallo-hydrolase yields the protein MSLGLTVLGGAAAWPNPGQGCSSYLVDDGETTLLLDCGPDTMSTLRAETDYHDIDAIILSHWHSDHVLDIVPYRYGLVYGPGSLPRPIPLYVPPGISRRLDELAAALIDADDDPRAFWEGVFRIHEYGSSSDINVGSFSIRFVETQHYVPCFAARVTHRDTRRVIVYSADAGVVEPLIDLFRGADIAIVEATLDDHGETPRQDRGHLTPEDAGRLARMASVGTLVVTHLWSERDSATVVARASTQFHGPVIAASAGMRINV from the coding sequence GTGAGCCTGGGTCTGACGGTGCTGGGAGGTGCGGCAGCATGGCCAAATCCGGGGCAGGGTTGCTCGTCCTATCTCGTCGATGATGGCGAGACAACGCTCCTGTTGGACTGCGGCCCAGATACGATGTCGACACTCCGAGCGGAAACGGACTATCACGATATCGATGCGATCATCCTGTCCCACTGGCACTCGGATCATGTGCTTGACATTGTTCCGTACCGGTACGGGCTGGTTTACGGTCCAGGCTCCCTGCCCAGGCCGATACCTCTCTATGTCCCGCCGGGAATATCCCGACGCCTCGATGAGCTGGCGGCGGCGCTGATCGACGCAGATGACGATCCCAGGGCATTCTGGGAGGGTGTCTTCCGTATCCACGAGTACGGTTCGAGCAGTGATATCAATGTGGGATCGTTCAGCATTCGATTTGTCGAGACTCAACATTATGTCCCGTGTTTTGCGGCGCGCGTAACCCATCGTGACACACGCCGTGTCATCGTTTACTCGGCCGATGCAGGCGTCGTCGAACCGCTGATCGACCTCTTTCGCGGCGCAGATATCGCCATCGTCGAGGCGACACTCGACGACCACGGCGAGACACCGCGCCAGGACCGCGGCCACCTGACGCCTGAGGATGCCGGCCGGCTTGCCAGAATGGCCAGCGTTGGCACGCTCGTTGTGACACACCTCTGGTCAGAACGCGACTCCGCGACGGTCGTAGCGCGCGCCAGCACCCAGTTTCATGGCCCAGTGATCGCAGCGTCGGCAGGGATGAGAATCAATGTCTAG
- a CDS encoding histidine phosphatase family protein, whose translation MTIRHTEIFLVRHGQTDSNVARLFDGATDTPLNRRGLRQAELVAERIGQLADLTSLYSSPLQRALFTAQAISRSIGLQPVLDPGLQEMNFGIAENHTMATIIERWPELAAQIQNPDESNVVFPGGESLAVFHQRIRMTLDLIATANQGQRIVVVAHGGVIRSAVSQLLGRTPDDWRTLTVENCSITHVELASSGSIAHVVNDVVHLESLTVEQVSETLDQ comes from the coding sequence ATGACGATTCGACACACCGAAATCTTCCTCGTTCGCCACGGCCAGACCGACTCGAATGTTGCCCGGCTCTTTGACGGCGCAACTGACACGCCGCTGAATCGGCGCGGCTTGCGCCAGGCCGAGCTTGTTGCCGAGCGTATCGGCCAGCTTGCCGATCTGACTTCCCTCTATTCCAGCCCCCTCCAACGCGCGCTTTTCACAGCCCAGGCCATTTCGCGGAGCATCGGCCTCCAGCCAGTGCTCGACCCCGGCCTGCAGGAGATGAATTTCGGTATAGCCGAGAATCACACGATGGCGACAATCATCGAACGCTGGCCAGAGCTCGCCGCCCAGATCCAGAATCCAGACGAATCCAACGTCGTATTTCCCGGCGGGGAGTCACTGGCCGTGTTCCACCAACGTATCCGGATGACACTTGATCTGATTGCGACAGCGAATCAGGGGCAGCGCATTGTTGTCGTCGCTCACGGAGGCGTCATCAGGTCGGCTGTCTCGCAACTACTCGGGCGCACCCCGGATGACTGGCGGACGCTCACGGTGGAAAACTGCAGCATCACCCATGTCGAGTTGGCATCCAGTGGATCGATCGCTCACGTCGTCAACGATGTGGTTCATCTCGAATCGCTGACCGTCGAGCAAGTATCGGAGACTCTCGACCAGTGA
- the nth gene encoding endonuclease III: MSANWTAEDATGDGPPIVEVVEALRACYGTPDRGDPEPPIDGLIATILSQNTSDINTERSFRSMKQRFPDWDAVIDAPVSEVADAIRSGGLADRKAPRIQAVLRAIRDRTGGYDLSFLGAMEIEEARDWLMALNGVGPKTASCVLMFNLGRDAMPVDTHVHRVAARLHLLPPGTSAERAHAILEAQLPPGMAHDAHLLMIRHGRETCTARRPRCADCVLVHCCPSAPLFLGAFDTSTNGAEISS; the protein is encoded by the coding sequence ATGAGCGCTAATTGGACAGCTGAGGACGCCACAGGGGACGGGCCACCGATCGTCGAGGTCGTCGAAGCGTTGCGGGCTTGCTACGGAACTCCCGACCGCGGAGATCCGGAACCGCCGATCGACGGTCTTATTGCGACGATCCTGTCGCAGAACACGTCTGATATCAACACCGAGCGCTCGTTCCGGTCAATGAAGCAGCGCTTCCCTGACTGGGATGCGGTGATCGACGCTCCGGTCAGCGAGGTCGCCGACGCAATCCGTAGTGGTGGCCTGGCCGACCGCAAAGCCCCACGTATTCAGGCAGTCCTCCGCGCGATCCGTGACCGCACCGGCGGCTACGATCTGTCGTTCCTCGGCGCAATGGAGATCGAGGAGGCACGCGACTGGTTGATGGCCCTCAACGGGGTCGGGCCGAAGACGGCGTCCTGCGTCCTGATGTTCAACCTGGGTCGAGACGCGATGCCAGTCGACACCCATGTCCATCGGGTCGCAGCACGACTGCACCTGCTCCCGCCGGGCACATCTGCCGAACGGGCGCACGCAATACTCGAAGCGCAATTGCCTCCTGGGATGGCACACGACGCACATCTGCTGATGATTCGCCACGGCCGGGAAACCTGCACCGCGCGTCGTCCTCGGTGCGCAGATTGCGTGCTTGTACACTGCTGTCCTTCGGCGCCGCTTTTTCTCGGCGCATTCGACACGAGCACAAACGGAGCAGAGATCTCATCATGA